The stretch of DNA AGTACGGGGGTGAGCCAGCGGCGGTTGGTCTGCGAATTCAGGCGTCTGAAGGCAAGACGAATGCTATGTTCACCTTGTGATTTCCGCGATGCCTTCATCAGTTGCTTCCTTACTTTTCCCTGGTAGCCCCAAACAGCCAGACAAAAATCTTTTTCTCACCCCAGTCAATGGCTTGTCGGCATTGTCGAGTGCTGTGCGCTTTACTGCTTCGTTACCGCACAGGCCATCGCAGGGCTGGCAGACATGTGTCCGTCAGCCCTTACAATACTAACCTGAATGCAGGTCTGGGGTTTCCCGCTGGCCACATTGAGAGTGACTTTGGGCTCTTTGACGATTGATGTCTGGATACCGGACGTGGCCGACCCGTCCTGGACCTCCGCCCAGGCGTATGTGTCCCCGGCTTTTGGTGCTGGATTGCTCCATGTGAACGTGACGTTCCGCCCCTCGGAAGTGCCCACGAGGTTCGTGGCTTGTGGCACTGCGGCCCCGGCGTCCTCGCTGGTGATGTCGTCCTTCGGGGCGTTGTCCTGATTGGTTGCGTTCTTCTTGCTTTTCTTGGTGCCCTCGGAATTCGTATTGTCGTTGTGCGGGGTCTGCATCGTATTGATTCGCGTGCGTTCGTCCGATTTCTTGCTATCGGTACGAGGCATCACCACGAAAACGAAAGTCGCGACGATAATCGCCACCGCGGCCAGTGCGGCAATGGCGATAATCAGCGGTTTCTTCGAACGCTTCCGTTCCGGTGTGGCCACTGTGGGTGTGAGCCGGCCTTTGTTTGATTGCGGTGTCGTATGGTGCGCGGGGAATTCGCTGCAACCCTCCGCTACGAACGGGGTGACGTTGAGCCCGCAATTCTCCTGCGCCTGTTGCATGGCCCGGCCGAACTGCTGCGCCGAAAGGTAACGGGCGTCCGGGTCCTTGTTCATGGCCTTCAGAAGAATCTGCTCGACCTCTTTGGGCACGTTGGGAATCGCGTTTTTCGGCAATTGGTCCGAGACGATGTGTTGCGCCAGCTCGTTTTGCGTGCGCGGATGGAAGACGTATTCAAAGGGCGATTTGCCTGCCAGAAGGCCATAGAGTGTGGCCGCCAGCGAATAGATGTCGGAGGTTTCGGTGCCGCCGCCCTTGCCGGTCAGCACTTCCGGCGGCGCCCACGGCACGGAAAAGCCGGTACGTGACTTCGCCTCGTAGATGCTCGTCGAGATGCCGAAATCGGAAAGTGCCGGCTGGTTGGCGGAAGTCACCAGGATATTGGCCGGTTTGATATCACGGTGAATGATGCCGTGGCGATGCGCGGTCTGCAAGGCCCCCGTAAGCTTCACCCCGAGGTCGAGCACTTCGGCGACGGTGAGCCTGCGGCTGCGCATGATTTCCTTAAAGGAACCGTGCGGCGCATATTCGAGGACGAGGTACGGCAGGCTGGTCCGTGGGGTCAAGCCCGAGCCGTAAATCGATACGATGTAAGGATGCGCCGAAAGCTGGGCCATGATCTTGGCCTCTTTTTGAAAGGCTTCGTCGAAACTGCGATCCTGCCTTGACTTTCCTACCTTGACGGCGACTTCGCGGTTGAGGTTGTGCTGACGATACAGATATACGTCGGCCGTGGAACCGGAGCCCAACTCACGGATAAAATCACAATCGGGTATCGTCGGCGCCATCGCGACCCTTTCTCCTCCTGCTTTCCGTAAAGAAACTGACTGCATTTTACCTTTTGTGGCGAACTTTGCACGATTTGCTAACTTCACGTACGATGTGGCAGCTGCAATCGCCACTTAGGGGCGGAAATAGGTGGGTTGAGTTCGTTTCAGCGATCGTTTTCTTGTATAGGGGCTTTTGAGATCCGAGAAAGCGGGCGCTCGCTGCTCGTAGTTGGCCGGTATTTGTTCGCTTGGATGCAAAAAGTGGTCGTTTGGACCTATCTAGTGGTCGTTTTCTTGCATGTGGGTGATGGGATGCAAGAAAACGGTCATTTTTTGGACACCGCAATTTTTGTGGCATGGTGGGAGTGGCAAGAAAATCCGCTTGGTTTCGTAGGCTTGAAGCATTGGTATTTGATATCGGAAAAGGAAAAATATGGTACTGCATCGTTCTTTGGGTCCCTTCGACACCACCGCCATCGGTTTGGGCGAGATGCCGCTGACCATCGAAAACAATCTGGGGGAAGCCAAGGGCATCGAGACCATCCACGCCGCACTTGACGCCGGTTGCCGTCATATCGACACCGCCTGGGCGTATTACTGCTCCGGTGGCGAGGTTGAGACCGGGGAAAAACTGGTGCGCCGCGCCATGGAAAGCTGGGACGGACCCAAGGACGAGGTCACCGTCGCCACGAAGGTCGGCCACTTCCGCAATTTCGCCGATGACGGCACGACCCCGACCTGGGGCGTCAACGGCCAGCCCGAGCACTTGATCGAGGCCGGCAAACAGTCGGCGCTCGCGCTCGGCGTCGACACCATCGACCTGCTCTATTTCCACCGCCCCGATCCGTCTGTTCCTTACAACGAGTCCATCGAGGCCATCAAGCAGTTGCTGGACGAGGGTGTGGCCCAGGAAGCAGGCATTTCCAACGCCTCCATTGAGCAGATCGACATCGCCCGCAGCATCTTGGGTGACAAGCTGATCGCGGTGCAGAACCAGTTCTCGCCGACCTACCGTTCCACGCAGGATACGCTTGATTATTGTGAGAAGCTGGGGCTGGCATTTGTCTGCTGGAGCCCGCTCGGCGGCTACCGCAGAGCCAAGGACGAGACCAAATACGACCCGTTCCGAGAGGTCGGCCGCACCCACGGCGTGAGCCACCAGCAGGTCGTGCTCGCCTGGGAGCTGGGCCTGGGCTCGCACGTTTTCGTCATTCCCGGCGCCCATCGCCCCGAAACGATTCTCGACAGCCTCAAGGCCGGCGATTTGCAACTCACCGCGGAGGAACTCGCCAAGCTTAGTGCCTGAGTGATGGCGGCTTGCTGTTACTAATCGGCCGATTGTGCTAGAAAACGTATGTTTTGCACCTTGAAAACATACGAAAAGTAGCGGGATTGACCGGTTGGTAGCAGGAGTTTGTGAGCTTTGGTCTAAACTGAAACGGTGCAATCGGGCGAATATGAGAATAACGAGGATGACGTGATGGCTGAAAACAGCGAAAACAAGCCGATCCAGACGAAGATGGTGCATCGGCGCAGGCCCGAGGTGCTGGCTCCGGCGGGAAGCTTGCGAAGCCTCAAGACGGCCATCGACTTCGGTGCGGACGCCGTCTACTGCGGGGGCAAGGAATTCGGCATGCGTTCGGCGCCGAAGAACCTTTCGATGGATGACCTCAAGGCGGGCGCGGAATACGCCCACGAACGCGGGGCAAGGGTCTACGTGACCTGCAACGTGCTGCCGCACAACAACGAAGTCGAGGACATCAAGACCTACATCGCCCATCTAGCCCAGACCGGCATCGACGCGCTGATCGTCACCGACATCGGCGTGATGATGGCCGCGCATTCGATCGCCCCGCAGCTGGAACTGCACGTCTCCACACAGGCCGGCGTCACCAATTATCTGGCCGCCAACGCCCTCTACGAACTGGGCGCTCGCCGTGTGGTACTTGCCCGCGAACTTGACTTGCAGGCCATTCGCGACATTCGAGCCAACATCCCCGAGGATATGGACATCGAGTGCTTCGTACACGGCTCGATGTGCATGGCGTTCTCTGGTCGTTGCCTCATCTCCAACTACATGAACGGCCGCGACGCCAACCATGGCGAATGTTCGCAGCCCTGCCGTTGGAAATACCACGTCGTCGAGGAGAAGCGCCCCGGCCAGTTCTTCCCGGTGGAGGAGAACGACGAGGGCACGTTCCTCTTCAATTCGCAGGACATGTGCATGCTCGACCACTTGGATGACATGATCGACGCCGGTGCCACCAGCCTCAAGATCGAAGGCCGCGCCAAGAGCGCGTATTACGTTGCGTCGATGGCCAACGCCTACAAGTGCGCCGTCAATGAATATATGGTGCAACGCGGCTTCGAGGACAAAGACGGCAACAAGCTCAAGCCGTTCCACGACATGGTGCGGCGTTCCGACGTCGTACGCGTGACCAAAGCCGTGGGCCAGCTGGAATCGTATGGTTCCATCGGTTTCCATGGTGTGCAAAGCGCCGGTGCCGAAACCGCGGCCAAGACGACGGTTTCCGCAACCGTGCCCGCGTTGGTGGGCGAGAAGGCCACGGAAGCGCAAGGTTACGGCGAAGTGAAACACGTCGAACTGCCGCAATGGCTCAAGGACGAACCCTACAAGGTCTCGCACCGCGATTATTCCACCGGTTTCTACTATCCCGAGCACAAAGCTTCGCAAAATACGGATCGCGGCGGGTATTTCCGCGACTGGCTGGTGGTCGGCGAAGTCATCGGTTACGACCAAGCCACACAACGTCTCACCCTGATGAGCCGCAACAAGATCGAGCCCGGTCAGCTGATCGAATTCCTGATTCCCGGCCGCGAGCCGGTCGATTACACGATCGCCGCAGGCGGAATGGAAGACGCCGACGGCCAGCCGGTCGAGGAAATCAACAACCCGGCGCACGTCTTCTCGATGCCCTTGCCGTTCGTGGTGCCGGAGCACTCGATGATCCGTTCCCATGCGAAACAACGCACGCTCAAGGCTGAATAATCGTTGGAATCATGCTGATTGCACGGCGTTGGTCTCTGCTGTTAAACCGATGCCATACCGATGAAGTGCATGAACTTCGGTTTGAGCTATTGGCAAGATAAAGGACTCAGGCACTCGGTAAAGTTGGACGCATGAGCAAACCTTTGAACGAAGCCCCGGAAAACGGGCAGTATGATGACACTATTCTCGACAGCAGCGCCATTTCGCCGACCGATGAGGCGGGCAACCCTATTCCTGTCACCATTCCAATTGATTTGGCACCGGGCATCAAGGTCATTTACACCACCAGACTTGGAGGCTTGAGCGCGGGCGATTGGGGCGATCTCAATCTCGGGGGCAAGAGCGGCGATAATCCGGCGACGGTAAAGACGAACCGCATGGAGCTGGCCAAGGCTGTGGGCGCGCCGCTTTCCCTGGTGGCGCAGGTTCATTCCGGCAAGGCCGTCGACGTCGATGGCTTCTTTGAATGTAATGCACCTTATGGCTGTGACTTTTCCGGTACGATTATCGGTTCCGGCGATGACGATGGTCCGAAAGCCTATCCCAGGCTCGATGCTGACGCCGAGGTGACGACGCAAAAAGGCATCGCGCTTGGTATGTTCGCCGCCGACTGCCTGCCCGTGCTGCTGGCCGATTCTGAGGCCGGTGTCATCGGTGCGGCGCATTGTGGACGCAAGGGTCTGCAACGCGGCGTCATCGGCGCTGCCGTCGAGCTGATGGTGGCGAAAGGCGCGAAGCCGGAACGCATCGTCGCCACGCTCGGCCCATGCATCTGTGGCGACTGCTACGAGGTAGGCGACGAAATTGCGGACGAATTCGACGCGCAATTCCCCGGAACCTTCACCCTGACCCGCTTTGGTGGCCCCGGCATCGATATCGCCAAAGCCGCGCTCCAGGAGCTTGCCGAGGCCGGAATCCCGGCAGACAATGTCATCAGCTCCACCCCGCGCGTTTCCGCCGCCACGCAGTATCTTGACCAGGACGCCGAACTTGCCGCGCTATGTGCGGCCGACGGTGAAGGCAGCCCCGATTTGGCCGAGCGCATCGGCGAGGTGCGGCACAGCCTGTGCACGCTGGAAAATCCGCTCTGGTATTCCCATCGTCGGGCCGCTCTTGCGCACAAAGCCCACGAAGGCCGTCTGCTCGCGCTGATTGTCCGAGAATAGAAATCCCCGAAACGTACACTTTCGGGAGAATTCTGCGTTTCGTTGACGCCGCAATTGTAATCGTAAACGAATAAATATCTTTATAGAATAACCAGCGCCATACTTCGCGCTAGACTGGAACCCATGGAACACTTGAACGTTGTCATCTCCGGCTTTGACCCTTACGAGGGAATCGAAAACAATCCTTCGCACGTGGTTCCGCATGCGCTCGCGAACGACGGGCTCGGCGATGCCTCCGCCTTGGAAAGCGATGACATTTTAAGGGACGTGGATATATCGATAAACGCCGTCGATCTGCCGGTAAATGTCGATGAGTGCTGGCCGCAGCTCAAAGAGACGCTGGAAGCCATGCACCCTGACATCGTTGTCGCCACGGGGCTCAAGGCCGCAGCCCGCGGTATTCTTCTGGAACGCTGCGCCAACAACATCATCGACACGTCCCATTCCACGATTCTGGGCACGATGACGGGCATGCCGGTGGATGCCTCCGACGAAGCCTCCCGTAAACCCATCGATTCCAACGGCCCCGCCGCTTTTTGGACCAGGCTGCCGCTGCGTTCCATCCTCGATGATTTCGCGTCGGAGGAGATTCCCTCAGCCTTGAGCTCAGACGCGGGTACGTTCGTCTGCAATTCGCTGTTCTACAATCTGATGAAGTGGACCGCTGCGCAGCATAAGGTGCTTTCCGGCTTCGTCAGTCTGCCGATCATCAATGAAGAGCCGCATCCTCAGCACGGTTTGACCTTGGCCCAGCAAGTGGAGGCGTGCCGCGTGGTGGTGCGACAAACCGGCCGCTACTTCCTTGAACCGACATCGTCGAATATCCTCATTGCCTGAAATTGGTAGAAGAGTGATGGGGCAATTCGAACGTCGGGACACAACCTTCTTGGCAATCGTTATGAATAGGACACTCCGAATAGCGTGGTGTCTGTGTGGATTAGACACATTTCGGCAACAATCTTTTGAAAAATACACTACAATAAGCCAATAGTATTTATCAGCTTGCAAAAACTGCGACAGAAGTCGCAAAGCGAAAGGAATCACCATGGCGGATGACCGCTTCACGACAGAATTGCGCGGGTATAACAAGGAGCAGGTAGACCAGGAGCTGGCTTCGTTGCAGCAGACGCTCGATCGCATGCGTGCGCAGGTCAATTCCAGCGACCAGACGATTCTGCAACTGCGTGCCCAGCTCGAAGAGGAAAAGAAGAACGCCAAGAAGGCGTCGCAGGGCAATTCCTTCGCTTCTCTGGGAGCCAACGCCCAGCAGATGCTCGCCAGCGCCGAGCAGACCAGTACGGAGCTCGTCAACCGTGCCAAGCAGGACGCCGCAAGCACCCGTGCAGCCGCACAGCATCAAGCGGAAACCCTGATCAACAACACCAAGCTCGACGCCCAGCACATCACCGACGAGGCCAATTCCAAGGCGGCCACCATTCTTGCCAAGGCGCAGACCGAGTCCGAGTCGATTACGACGTCAGCCAAGCAGGATGCCACCAGACTGCGCGAGGAGACCGCGAAGAAGGTCACCCAGCAGCGTGACACCATCGAAATCGAGCTGACCAACTCGCGCGAGGAGCACAACAAGCGTCTTGCCAGCGAAAAGGCCAAGCAGGACCGTGAGATCGCAGAGCTCAAGGCCAAGGCCACCCAGCAGGTCGCCGAGCAGCGCAAGGCCGCCAACGACGAAGTCGCCAAACTCAAGAGCGACGCCAGCGACCAGATCGAGACCGCGCTCGCCGAGGCGAACAAGAAGCTCGCCAACGTGCGTGAGCAGGTTTCCCGCATGACCACCGAGGCACAGCGCAAGGCCACTGAGATCACCGATGACGCCAAGGCGAAGGCCCAGGGAATCGCCGACGACGCCGAAGTAAAGCGCACCCAGACCTTGAGCCAGGTCAACGCCGAGGTCGAGCAGATTCGCACCGATATCTCCAAGCAGCAGGAAGAGGCCACCGGCAAGGTCAACGATCTGTTGAAGCAGCTGGAAGAGAGCCGCGCTGCAGCGAAGAAGGAATCCGACAGCTTGGTTTCCAAGGCGAAGGACCTGCGGGACGAAGCCGACAGCTATACGGTTTCAAAGCGTCAGGAAGCCGACCGCCAGGCCGAGGAAATCATAGCCAAGGCCAAGAAGGACGCCGAGGCTCGCGTCGAGGAGCGCCGCAAGGCCGCGCAGGGCGAGCTTGACGGTCTTCAGGAGCGTATCAAGGACCTTCAGGAGCGCGAGTCGACCATTACCCAGCGCGTCACCGAGCTGCGCTCGATGTTCACCAATGCGTTCTCTGGTTTCGGTTTTGCCGATGATAAGCAGGACGGGGTCAATGTCCCGGTGGTCAATGCCGTGGCCAATGATCTCGATGACGCTGCGCAGGCAGACAAGCAAAAGGACGAAAAGGGCAAGGCTCAAGAGGCCGGTGGGGCCAAGTCTCGGCAAGCCAACACCAACGGTGCGGGTCAAGGGGCCCAGGCCGCGTCGCAGATGCCTGCATCTTATGCGCCTAATGGTCGCACGACCAGAACGCCGGCACCTCAGCGTGCACAGGCGCAGCAGCGGAATGGTGGTCAGCCCCAGCAGGGTGGCGCATCCAAGAACGGGATGCAGCATCTTTCCAATCTGGTCAACAGCACCGAGAACAAGAATGCTGCAGCTGGCAATGCCGCTCCTTCAGTCGCGGACAACGCTTCCGCTCCAGTCAATGGCAGGGTTCCGGCGAATATGAAGTTTGCCGCCAACAATCAGAATCGTGTCAATTACGATAATGTTGTTTTCCCTGAGGGCGGCGAGCCTGCAGGTGGAAGCTCTGCCGAACGCTAGATTCGCTCGATTTTCGTAATCATCAAGTGCGCTGTGGTCAATTAGCCATGGCGCACTTCCATATTTTCTCTGTCATATGTATTGAGGTCCGGCGATTCCCGGCCTTTTGATGTGGCCGATTTCGGTCCGCGTGTCCGATACAGCGCATGGAATATGGTGGAAAGTAAACCAACCAAAGGAGCATTATCTGATGAGTGAAATGAAGCCGCTGACC from Bifidobacterium sp. ESL0728 encodes:
- a CDS encoding serine/threonine-protein kinase, with protein sequence MAPTIPDCDFIRELGSGSTADVYLYRQHNLNREVAVKVGKSRQDRSFDEAFQKEAKIMAQLSAHPYIVSIYGSGLTPRTSLPYLVLEYAPHGSFKEIMRSRRLTVAEVLDLGVKLTGALQTAHRHGIIHRDIKPANILVTSANQPALSDFGISTSIYEAKSRTGFSVPWAPPEVLTGKGGGTETSDIYSLAATLYGLLAGKSPFEYVFHPRTQNELAQHIVSDQLPKNAIPNVPKEVEQILLKAMNKDPDARYLSAQQFGRAMQQAQENCGLNVTPFVAEGCSEFPAHHTTPQSNKGRLTPTVATPERKRSKKPLIIAIAALAAVAIIVATFVFVVMPRTDSKKSDERTRINTMQTPHNDNTNSEGTKKSKKNATNQDNAPKDDITSEDAGAAVPQATNLVGTSEGRNVTFTWSNPAPKAGDTYAWAEVQDGSATSGIQTSIVKEPKVTLNVASGKPQTCIQVSIVRADGHMSASPAMACAVTKQ
- a CDS encoding aldo/keto reductase, encoding MVLHRSLGPFDTTAIGLGEMPLTIENNLGEAKGIETIHAALDAGCRHIDTAWAYYCSGGEVETGEKLVRRAMESWDGPKDEVTVATKVGHFRNFADDGTTPTWGVNGQPEHLIEAGKQSALALGVDTIDLLYFHRPDPSVPYNESIEAIKQLLDEGVAQEAGISNASIEQIDIARSILGDKLIAVQNQFSPTYRSTQDTLDYCEKLGLAFVCWSPLGGYRRAKDETKYDPFREVGRTHGVSHQQVVLAWELGLGSHVFVIPGAHRPETILDSLKAGDLQLTAEELAKLSA
- a CDS encoding U32 family peptidase, which produces MVHRRRPEVLAPAGSLRSLKTAIDFGADAVYCGGKEFGMRSAPKNLSMDDLKAGAEYAHERGARVYVTCNVLPHNNEVEDIKTYIAHLAQTGIDALIVTDIGVMMAAHSIAPQLELHVSTQAGVTNYLAANALYELGARRVVLARELDLQAIRDIRANIPEDMDIECFVHGSMCMAFSGRCLISNYMNGRDANHGECSQPCRWKYHVVEEKRPGQFFPVEENDEGTFLFNSQDMCMLDHLDDMIDAGATSLKIEGRAKSAYYVASMANAYKCAVNEYMVQRGFEDKDGNKLKPFHDMVRRSDVVRVTKAVGQLESYGSIGFHGVQSAGAETAAKTTVSATVPALVGEKATEAQGYGEVKHVELPQWLKDEPYKVSHRDYSTGFYYPEHKASQNTDRGGYFRDWLVVGEVIGYDQATQRLTLMSRNKIEPGQLIEFLIPGREPVDYTIAAGGMEDADGQPVEEINNPAHVFSMPLPFVVPEHSMIRSHAKQRTLKAE
- a CDS encoding polyphenol oxidase family protein, with protein sequence MSKPLNEAPENGQYDDTILDSSAISPTDEAGNPIPVTIPIDLAPGIKVIYTTRLGGLSAGDWGDLNLGGKSGDNPATVKTNRMELAKAVGAPLSLVAQVHSGKAVDVDGFFECNAPYGCDFSGTIIGSGDDDGPKAYPRLDADAEVTTQKGIALGMFAADCLPVLLADSEAGVIGAAHCGRKGLQRGVIGAAVELMVAKGAKPERIVATLGPCICGDCYEVGDEIADEFDAQFPGTFTLTRFGGPGIDIAKAALQELAEAGIPADNVISSTPRVSAATQYLDQDAELAALCAADGEGSPDLAERIGEVRHSLCTLENPLWYSHRRAALAHKAHEGRLLALIVRE
- a CDS encoding pyroglutamyl-peptidase I, coding for MEHLNVVISGFDPYEGIENNPSHVVPHALANDGLGDASALESDDILRDVDISINAVDLPVNVDECWPQLKETLEAMHPDIVVATGLKAAARGILLERCANNIIDTSHSTILGTMTGMPVDASDEASRKPIDSNGPAAFWTRLPLRSILDDFASEEIPSALSSDAGTFVCNSLFYNLMKWTAAQHKVLSGFVSLPIINEEPHPQHGLTLAQQVEACRVVVRQTGRYFLEPTSSNILIA
- a CDS encoding cell division protein gives rise to the protein MADDRFTTELRGYNKEQVDQELASLQQTLDRMRAQVNSSDQTILQLRAQLEEEKKNAKKASQGNSFASLGANAQQMLASAEQTSTELVNRAKQDAASTRAAAQHQAETLINNTKLDAQHITDEANSKAATILAKAQTESESITTSAKQDATRLREETAKKVTQQRDTIEIELTNSREEHNKRLASEKAKQDREIAELKAKATQQVAEQRKAANDEVAKLKSDASDQIETALAEANKKLANVREQVSRMTTEAQRKATEITDDAKAKAQGIADDAEVKRTQTLSQVNAEVEQIRTDISKQQEEATGKVNDLLKQLEESRAAAKKESDSLVSKAKDLRDEADSYTVSKRQEADRQAEEIIAKAKKDAEARVEERRKAAQGELDGLQERIKDLQERESTITQRVTELRSMFTNAFSGFGFADDKQDGVNVPVVNAVANDLDDAAQADKQKDEKGKAQEAGGAKSRQANTNGAGQGAQAASQMPASYAPNGRTTRTPAPQRAQAQQRNGGQPQQGGASKNGMQHLSNLVNSTENKNAAAGNAAPSVADNASAPVNGRVPANMKFAANNQNRVNYDNVVFPEGGEPAGGSSAER